One region of Vigna angularis cultivar LongXiaoDou No.4 chromosome 10, ASM1680809v1, whole genome shotgun sequence genomic DNA includes:
- the LOC108320882 gene encoding stromal processing peptidase, chloroplastic — protein MAMAASTSTSLSVVGSGLAFPHHHLHLPATSSTRFRTRFRNNTLFLSSLPSERRRLKALSGGSGLRRNKPRDHAFVVGESSFLLPQQTCASCCLARKRRSNLGTFVPGAFLDKSCFRLSNSKLHRSSVQIPRATVGPDEPHAASRTWPDGIVEKQDSSVHDNENELEQIEGFLSSELPSHPKLHRGQLKNGLRYLILPNKVPPKRFEAHLEVHAGSIDEEEDEQGIAHMIEHVAFLGSKKREKLLGTGARSNAYTDFHHTVFHIHAPTSTKDSDGDLLPFVLDALNEIAFHPKFLASRIEKERRAILSELQMMNTIEYRVDCQLLQHLHSENKLSKRFPIGLEEQIKKWDADKIRKFHERWYFPANATLYIVGDIDNISKTVYQIEAVFGQTGVDNEKGSVATPSAFGAMASFLVPKLSVGLGGNSIERSAMDQSKIFNKERQAVRPPVKHNWSLPGSGADLKPPQIFQHELLQNFSINMFCKIPVNKVQTYRDLRQVLMKRIFLSALHFRINTRYKSSNPPFTSVELDHSDSGREGCTVTTLTITAEPKNWHNAIRVAVQEVRRLKEFGVTQGELTRYLDALLKDSEHLAAMIDNVSSVDNLDFIMESDALGHKVMDQRQGHESLLAVAGTVTLEEVNSVGAKVLEFIADFAKPTAPLPAAIVACVPKNVHIEGAGETEFKISSTEITDAIKAGLDEPIQPEPELEVPKELIQSSNLEELKKLRKPTFVPINPETDATKLLDEETGITQRRLSNGIPVNYKISKTETQSGVMRLIVGGGRAAESSDARGSVIVGVRTLSEGGRVGNFSREQVELFCVNHLINCSLESTEEFISMEFRFTLRDNGMRAAFQLLHMVLEHSVWVDDAFDRARQLYLSYYRSIPKSLERSTAHKLMVAMLDGDERFIEPTPKSLENLTLQSVKDAVMNQFVGNNMEVCIVGDFTEEDIESCILDYLGTAQATRNHEREQEFNPPLFRLSPSELQFQEVFLKDTDERACAYIAGPAPNRWGYTVNGKYLLESINNASITNGDQSNSDAQPIQGLQKSLRGHPLFFGITMGLLSEIINSRLFTTVRDSLGLTYDVSFELNLFDRLKLGWYVISVTSTPSKVHKAVDACKNVLRGLHSNKITERELDRAKRTLLMRHEAEIKSNAYWLGLLAHLQASSVPKKDISCIKDLTFLYEVATIEDIYLAYEQLKVDENSLYSCIGIAGAQDAQDVAAPLEEVVADDVYPGIIPVGRGLSTMTRPTT, from the exons ATGGCTATGGCTGCTTCAACTTCAACCTCTCTCTCCGTCGTTGGAAGTGGCCTCGCCTTCCCGCACCATCATCTTCACCTTCCCGCAACATCCTCAACTCGTTTTCGCACTCGATTCCGGAACAACACTTTGTTCCTATCGTCTCTCCCAAG TGAAAGAAGGAGGCTCAAGGCTCTTTCTGGTGGATCGGGATTGCGACGGAACAAGCCTCGCGACCACGCTTTTGTTGTTGGTGAATCCTCGTTCTTGCTGCCGCAACAAACTTGTGCATCTTGCTGTCTTGCGAGGAAACGCCGTTCCAATCTTGGAACATTTGTGCCTGGAGCTTTTCTTGACAAGTCTTGTTTCCGCCTATCTAACAGTAAACTACATCGTTCTTCT GTTCAGATTCCGCGTGCAACTGTAGGTCCAGATGAGCCACATGCAGCAAGTAGAACCTGGCCAGATGGTATTGTCGAGAAACAAGATTCAAGTGTACATGATAATGAAAATGAACTAGAGCAGATAGAGGGGTTTCTAAGCTCTGAACTTCCGTCTCACCCGAAGTTGCACCGTGGTCAACTGAAGAATGGGTTACGTTATCTGATCTTGCCAAATAAAGTTCCACCAAAAAG GTTCGAAGCACATTTGGAAGTTCATGCAGGATCAAtagatgaggaggaggatgagCAAGGAATTGCGCATATGATTGAACACGTTGCTTTCCTAGGAAGTAAAAAACGTGAGAAACTTTTGGGAACAGGAGCGCGTTCAAATGCGTATACTGATTTCCACCATACAGTATTTCACATCCATGCTCCTACGAGCACCAAG GATTCTGATGGGGATCTACTTCCATTTGTTCTGGATGCCTTGAATGAG ATAGCTTTCCACCCAAAGTTTCTTGCTTCTCGGATTGAAAAGGAACGACGTGCCATACTATCAGAGCTTCAAATGATGAATACAATAGAGTATCGAGTTGATTGTCAG TTGTTACAGCATCTTCATTCTGAAAATAAGTTGAGCAAAAGGTTTCCCATTGGATTAGAAGAACAGATAAAAAAATGGGATGCAGATAAAATAAGGAAGTTTCATGAGCGTTGGTATTTCCCTGCAAATGCTACCTTGTACATTGTGGGGGATATTGATAACATATCAAAGACTGTTTACCAGATTGAA GCAGTTTTTGGACAAACTGGTGTGGACAATGAGAAAGGTTCTGTAGCCACTCCAAGTGCATTTGGTGCAATGGCCAGTTTTCTCGTTCCAAAGCTTTCTGTTGGTTTGGGTGGAAATTCTATTGAAAGATCAGCAATGGATCAATCCAAAATATTCAATAAGGAAAGGCAAGCTGTCCGTCCTCCTGTGAAGCATAATTGGTCACTTCCCGGGAGTGGTGCTGACTTGAAGCCACCACAAATATTTCAGCATGAGTTACTTCaaaatttttcaattaatatgtTCTGCAAG ATACCAGTGAACAAGGTTCAAACATATAGAGATTTGCGCCAGGTCTTGATGAAAAGAATATTCTTGTCTGCTCTTCATTTTCGAATTAATACGAGATATAAG AGTTCGAATCCACCATTCACTTCAGTTGAATTGGATCACAGTGATTCTGGAAGAGAAGGATGCACTGTAACCACTCTAACCATAACCGCAGAACCAAAGAATTGGCATAATGCAATTAGAGTTGCTGTTCAAGag GTTCGGAGACTTAAAGAGTTCGGGGTTACCCAGGGTGAATTAACTCGTTATTTAGATGCCCTTCTGAAAGATAGCGAACACCTAGCAGCCATGATTGACAATGTATCTTCTGTTGATAACTTGGATTTTATCATGGAAAGTGATGCTCTTGGACATAAAGTTATGGATCAGAGACAAGGGCATGAAAGTTTACTTGCTGTTGCTGGAACAGTTACCCTCGAGGAG GTCAATTCAGTTGGTGCCAAGGTGTTAGAATTTATAGCTGATTTTGCAAAGCCTACTGCACCGCTTCCTGCTGCAATTGTTGCTTGTGTTCCAAAAAACGTTCACATTGAGGGAGCTGGTGAAACAGAATTCAAGATATCATCCACTGAGATTACGGATGCTATCAAAGCTGGACTGGATGAACCTATTCAGCCAGAGCCTGAG CTTGAGGTGCCAAAAGAGCTTATACAATCATCTAACCTAGAAGAACTGAAAAAGCTGCGCAAGCCGACTTTTGTTCCTATAAATCCTGAAACAGATGCTACAAAGCTTCTTGATGAGGAAACTGGGATCACCCAGCGCCGTCTTTCAAATGGAATTCCTGTTAATTATAAG ATATCAAAAACTGAAACACAAAGTGGTGTGATGAGGCTGATTGTTGGTGGCGGACGAGCAGCTGAGAGTTCCGATGCAAGAGGATCTGTAATTGTTGGTGTGAGGACACTTAGTGAGGGGGGTCGTGTTGGTAACTTCTCAAGGGAACAG GTGGAACTTTTCTGTGTAAATCACCTGATAAATTGCTCCTTGGAATCTACGGAGGAATTCATTTCAATGGAGTTTCGTTTTACTTTAAGAGACAATGGGATGCGTGCAGCCTTTCAATTGCTTCACATGGTGCTTGAG CATAGTGTCTGGGTTGATGATGCTTTTGATAGAGCAAGGCAATTGTATCTGTCATATTACCGATCCATCCCCAAGAGCTTGGAACGCTCAACTGCCCACAAACTCATGGTAGCAATGTTGGATGGAGATGAGAGGTTTATTGAGCCAACACCAAAATCACTGGAGAATTTAACCCTGCAATCTGTTAAGGATGCAGTGATGAATCAATTTGTTGGCAACAACATGGAG gtATGCATTGTAGGAGACTTCACGGAGGAGGACATTGAATCTTGCATTCTTGATTACCTGGGCACGGCACAGGCCACAAGAAACCATGAAAGAGAGCAAGAATTCAACCCACCCCTATTTAGATTATCTCCATCGGAGTTGCAGTTTCAAGAA GTATTTTTAAAGGACACAGATGAGAGGGCATGTGCTTATATAGCTGGACCAGCCCCAAACCGTTGGGGTTATACTGTCAATGGAAAGTACTTGCTAGAGTCAATTAATAATGCTTCAATAACCAATG GTGATCAGTCAAATTCTGATGCCCAACCGATACAAGGTTTGCAAAAGAGCCTACGTGGTCATCCTCTTTTCTTTGGTATAACTATGGGACTGCTTTCTGAGATTATAAATTCTAG GCTCTTCACCACTGTCAGAGATTCTCTGGGGTTGACGTATGATGTGTCATTTGAATTAAACTTGTTTGACAGGCTTAAATTAGGATGGTATGTGATCTCTGTCACATCAACTCCAAGCAAG GTCCACAAAGCTGTTGATGCATGCAAGAATGTTCTTAGAGGTTTACATAGTAACAAAATTACCGAGAGGGAATTGGACAGG GCTAAACGAACCCTTCTTATGAGACATGAAGCTGAGATCAAGTCAAATGCCTACTGGTTAGGGTTATTAGCTCATTTACAAGCTTCTTCTGTTCCAAAGAAG GACATATCATGTATCAAGGACCTAACATTTCTATATGAAGTTGCTACTATTGAGGATATATATCTTGCATATGAACAGTTGAAAGTGGATGAGAATTCTCTATATTCATGCATTGGAATTGCTGGAGCTCAGGATGCGCAAGATGTAGCAG CTCCTTTAGAAGAGGTAGTAGCGGATGATGTCTATCCCGGTATTATTCCAGTGGGAAGAGGTTTATCTACAATGACAAGACCAACTACTTAA
- the LOC108320858 gene encoding transcription factor MYB53 codes for MMRTPSSDESGLKKGPWSPEEDKILVDYIQKHGHGSWRALPKLAGLNRCGKSCRLRWTNYLRPDIKRGKFSDEEEQLIINLHAVLGNKWAAIASHLPGRTDNEIKNLWNTHLRKKLLQMGLDPVTHRPRTDHLNLLTNLQQILEAAKIVSSFTNPCDINNALRLHSDVTQLAKFQLLQNMFQLTGATPSPSSLTDGFLNDVLGFNQCSNLQNLHDGNSVSQILPNVQNFEALQLPSPSNSLPNLVSASPEHSPVKAENFNANSKECCNPSSTTFELTWGDFMEEDATDNYWKGFIDQHSNQTWSTVQ; via the exons ATGATGAGAACACCAAGCAGTGATGAAAGTGGGTTGAAGAAGGGGCCATGGAGCCCAGAAGAGGATAAAATACTAGTGGATTACATTCAGAAGCATGGCCATGGAAGTTGGAGAGCCCTTCCAAAGCTTGCAGGATTGAACAGATGTGGAAAAAGTTGCAGACTAAGATGGACTAATTACCTCAGACCTGATATCAAAAGAGGCAAATTCTCTGATGAAGAAGAGCAACTCATCATCAATTTACATGCTGTTCTTGGCAATAA GTGGGCAGCTATAGCATCTCATCTGCCAGGAAGAACtgataatgaaattaagaatcTGTGGAACACACATTTAAGGAAGAAGCTTTTGCAAATGGGGTTAGACCCAGTGACTCACCGTCCAAGAACTGATCACCTAAACCTTCTTACCAATCTACAGCAGATTTTGGAAGCTGCAAAAATTGTCAGCAGTTTCACAAACCCTTGTGACATAAACAATGCTCTAAGGCTACACTCAGATGTCACGCAACTGGCCAAATTCCAGTTACTGCAAAACATGTTTCAGCTCACTGGTGCcactccttctccttcttcactgACAGATGGTTTTCTGAATGACGTTTTGGGGTTTAATCAGTGTAGTAATCTCCAAAACCTTCATGATGGTAATTCAGTTTCTCAAATCCTTCCCAATGTCCAAAACTTTGAGGCCCTTCAGCTGCCTTCTCCATCAAATTCCCTTCCAAATCTGGTTTCTGCCTCGCCTGAACATTCTCCAGTAAAAGCAGAAAATTTTAATGCAAACTCAAAGGAGTGTTGTAATCCTTCTTCCACCACCTTTGAGTTAACGTGGGGAGATTTCATGGAAGAAGATGCAACCGATAATTATTGGAAAGGTTTCATAGA CCAACATTCTAACCAGACATGGTCAACAGTCCAATGA
- the LOC108320923 gene encoding histone acetyltransferase MCC1 isoform X1 gives MVNPNVSSQPKICYRPIRPSDLDILEHIHGRLFPIRYESTFFHDVVNGRDIVSWGAVDSNRSDGRSDELIGFVTARIVLAKESEIVDMLGYDSARSDQTLVYVLTLGVVEAYRSFGIASSLIREVIKYASSIPTCRAVYLHVISYNNPAINLYKKMSFKCVRRLQGFYLINGQHYDSFLFLYYVNGGRSPCSPLEILTAIVSFMRSGFKSVAARLCRSGSRKISRRAKCKESHSLVSATPNKRNVAVECSGYECV, from the exons ATGGTAAACCCGAATGTGTCTAGTCAACCAAAAATATGCTATAGGCCTATTCGACCTTCTGACCTTGACATTTTAGAGCATATCCATGGCAGATTATTTCCTATCAG GTACGAATCTACTTTTTTCCATGATGTGGTAAATGGACGTGACATTGTGTCATGGGGAGCTGTTGACAGCAATCGCTCCGATGGTCGAAGTGACGAACTCATTGGATTTGTAACAGCACGGATTGTTCTTGCAAAAGAAAGCGAG ATAGTGGACATGCTTGGATATGACTCAGCTAGATCTGACCAAACTTTAGTCTATGTTCTGACGCTTGGAGTCGTGGAAGCATACAGAAGTTTTGGAATAG CTTCTTCTCTGATTCGGGAGGTCATAAAATATGCTTCAAGTATTCCAACCTGCCGAGCTGTCTACTTGCATGTAATCTCTTACAATAACCCTGCAATCAATTTGTACAAGAAAATGTCTTTCAAATGTGTGAGAAGGTTGCAGGGGTTTTATTTGATCAATGGCCAACATTACGATTCGTTCTTATTCTTGTATTATGTAAATGGGGGTCGGTCTCCTTGCTCACCATT AGAGATTCTCACTGCAATAGTAAGCTTCATGAGGAGTGGCTTTAAGTCAGTGGCTGCAAGGCTTTGCAGGAGCGGAAGCAGGAAGATCTCAAGGCGGGCAAAGTGTAAAGAAAGTCATTCTCTTGTGTCAGCAACACCCAACAAAAGAAACGTAGCAGTGGAATGTTCTGGTTATGagtgtgtttaa
- the LOC108320841 gene encoding uncharacterized protein LOC108320841, whose protein sequence is MVVVVPLDSFSFHHCLRNHTTQLSLSSRSTTSTATTSSLHFHSPIIQAKLPFFTNSDSFQVGRPIGTYGFINITSYSAFPSGPGTDYSLKDLGGLKTQDVGEGNVKIRLYEGRVSRGPLTGTPVTFKVYPGRRAGGVVADALAANELNTHLFLQSSSKGIAQHLALLVGGFETTTGEQWLAFRDDGKYSVADYAKIVSERLSKSREVSSWNPFEQGVTIKRRQSFIVKLLQGVMKGVAYLHDHDRLHQSLGPFSVVLNTISEKEGSYLIPRLRDLAFSVNVRYTELDDSGQLSEGLWRRASGAGAFTQMEKRAFGIADDIYEAGLLFAYLAFVPFCEAGVMDSLSLQRLLENTFQLDLEATREYCLADDRLVNAVEFLDLGDGAGWELLQTMLNADFRKRPTAEAVLNHRFMTGAVL, encoded by the exons atggTTGTGGTTGTTCCTCTTGATTCCTTCTCTTTCCATCATTGTCTTCGCAATCACACGACCCAGTTGTCCCTTTCTTCCAGATCCACCACCTCCACCGCCACCACCTCCTCTCTCCACTTCCACTCTCCCATAATTCAAGCAAAGTTGCCTTTTTTCACCAACTCCGACTCCTTCCAAGTGGGTCGACCCATTGGCACCTATGGCTTCATCAACATCACCAG CTACTCTGCCTTTCCCTCTGGGCCTGGCACTGACTATTCACTCAAGGACTTGGGAGGATTGAAAACTCAAGATGTTGGAGAAGGCAATGTCAAAATCAG GCTCTATGAAGGGAGAGTTTCTCGGGGTCCACTTACTGGAACTCCGGTTACTTTTAAG GTTTATCCTGGAAGGCGAGCTGGGGGAGTTGTGGCTGATGCACTTGCTGCAAATGAGTTGAATACACACTTGTTTCTTCAG AGCAGTTCTAAAGGTATTGCTCAGCATCTTGCGCTACTTGTAGGTGGGTTTGAAACAACCACGGGAGAGCAG TGGCTTGCATTTCGTGATGATGGGAAATATAGCGTGGCAGACTATGCAAAAATTGTAAGCGAGAGGTTATCGAAAAGCCGAGAAGTGTCATCCTGGAATCCTTTTGAGCAAGGAGTAACAATCAAAAGGAGGCAAAGTTTTATTGTAAAGCTGCTCCAAGGTGTCATGAAGGGTGTAGCTTACTTGCATGACCATGATAGATTGCACCAAAGTCTAGGACCGTTTTCTGTGGTTCTCAA CACAATTTCAGAAAAAGAAGGTTCTTATTTGATTCCTAGACTCCGGGATCTAGCCTTTTCTGTTAATGTCAG GTATACGGAACTAGATGATTCAGGACAGCTTTCAGAAGGGCTTTGGAGACGAGCATCAGGTGCTGGTGCATTCACACAAATGGAGAAAAGAGCTTTTGGAATAGCTGATGACAT ATACGAAGCAGGTCTTCTTTTCGCATACTTGGCTTTTGTTCCATTTTGTGAGGCCGGTGTAATGGATAGCCTATCATTGCAA AGGCTTCTGGAGAACACCTTCCAACTTGATCTTGAAGCGACACGAGA GTATTGTCTAGCTGATGACAGATTGGTAAATGCTGTTGAGTTCCTGGATCTAGGAGATGGTGCTGGTTGGGAGTTACTTCAG ACAATGCTTAATGCTGACTTTCGTAAAAGACCAACTGCTGAAGCTGTTCTGAATCATCGGTTTATGACAGGAGCAGTACTTTGA
- the LOC108320923 gene encoding histone acetyltransferase MCC1 isoform X2 translates to MVNPNVSSQPKICYRPIRPSDLDILEHIHGRLFPIRYESTFFHDVVNGRDIVSWGAVDSNRSDGRSDELIGFVTARIVLAKESEIVDMLGYDSARSDQTLVYVLTLGVVEAYRSFGIASSLIREVIKYASSIPTCRAVYLHVISYNNPAINLYKKMSFKCVRRLQGFYLINGQHYDSFLFLYYVNGGRSPCSPLKFCAILLTGLSF, encoded by the exons ATGGTAAACCCGAATGTGTCTAGTCAACCAAAAATATGCTATAGGCCTATTCGACCTTCTGACCTTGACATTTTAGAGCATATCCATGGCAGATTATTTCCTATCAG GTACGAATCTACTTTTTTCCATGATGTGGTAAATGGACGTGACATTGTGTCATGGGGAGCTGTTGACAGCAATCGCTCCGATGGTCGAAGTGACGAACTCATTGGATTTGTAACAGCACGGATTGTTCTTGCAAAAGAAAGCGAG ATAGTGGACATGCTTGGATATGACTCAGCTAGATCTGACCAAACTTTAGTCTATGTTCTGACGCTTGGAGTCGTGGAAGCATACAGAAGTTTTGGAATAG CTTCTTCTCTGATTCGGGAGGTCATAAAATATGCTTCAAGTATTCCAACCTGCCGAGCTGTCTACTTGCATGTAATCTCTTACAATAACCCTGCAATCAATTTGTACAAGAAAATGTCTTTCAAATGTGTGAGAAGGTTGCAGGGGTTTTATTTGATCAATGGCCAACATTACGATTCGTTCTTATTCTTGTATTATGTAAATGGGGGTCGGTCTCCTTGCTCACCATT AAAATTTTGCGCTATACTCTTAACTGGGCTGAGTTTCTGA